In one Brassica oleracea var. oleracea cultivar TO1000 chromosome C9, BOL, whole genome shotgun sequence genomic region, the following are encoded:
- the LOC106314713 gene encoding probable serine/threonine-protein kinase At1g18390 encodes MTSLFPSTKNHISYRIIWMIFVIPSCVYSASVELHRLCSAPFSCGNQEGLFYPFWISGREACGHPDFKLNCSGGFAEFNISSAKFIILEANSTSRVVRLARSDYTGDLCPPYPLNSPLFNEYVLPLATGTEMMTIYYGCPEVSQTDSTYLGDLDCEDDDDDDEKSYYVSRNRSSLALGEICKRHVSIPADGTSLNTLQSVPTLGSLKKVIADGFKLGANRECWACEYSKGACGYNQSSNGFVCYCIDGHQNVTCGSSSWNKGLSTVAKAGLSTGKKAGIGTALGLVGIILIAGGLFCTFKRRKKTQAAEYISKDLVITSSSKEASNNPTSTTVSYTDLPLLPSVSSTANRSVFFGVQVFSYEELEEATQNFSRELGDGGFGTVYYGVLKDGRAVAVKRLYERSLKHVEQFKNEVEILKSLKHPNLVILYGCTSRHSKELLLVYEYISNGTLADHLHGDRAESRPLCWSVRLNVAIETASGLAFLHASGIIHRDVKTTNILLDENYTVKVADFGLSRLFPMDQTHVSTAPQGTPGYVDPEYFQCYRLNEKSDVYSFGVVLVELISSKEAVDITRQSHDVNLAKMAVAKIQSNALHELVDPILGFEKDPEVRRKMMSVAELAFRCLQHEREMRPTMDEILKILRGIKEEQIGQDVVDIGGVDVGLLRLSVPPPISPETDTWTSKSSSEDMDAIPF; translated from the exons ATGACCAGTTTGTTTCCATCAACGAAAAATCATATCTCCTATAGAATCATATGGATGATCTTTGTGATCCCTTCTTGTGTTTACTCGGCTAGTGTGGAGCTTCACAGACTCTGCAGTGCCCCGTTTAGCTGCGGTAATCAAGAAGGTCTTTTCTACCCTTTCTGGATATCTGGCAGAGAAGCATGTGGCCACCCCGACTTCAAACTCAACTGTAGTGGAGGATTTGCGGAGTTTAACATCTCCTCCGCAAAGTTCATAATCTTAGAGGCAAACTCTACCTCTCGTGTCGTAAGACTCGCTAGATCGGATTATACAGGCGATCTCTGTCCACCATACCCGCTAAACTCGCCGTTGTTCAACGAATACGTCCTTCCATTAGCTACTGGCACCGAGATGATGACGATATACTACGGATGCCCGGAGGTTTCGCAAACTGACTCTACTTACCTTGGTGACCTCGATTGTGAAGATGACGATGATGATGATGAGAAAAGTTACTATGTGTCGAGAAACCGATCGTCTCTTGCACTTGGTGAGATTTGCAAACGTCACGTCAGCATTCCCGCAGATGGAACGTCTCTGAACACACTGCAAAGCGTTCCAACTCTAGGTAGTCTAAAGAAGGTTATCGCGGATGGTTTCAAGCTTGGAGCTAACAGAGAATGTTGGGCGTGCGAATATTCTAAGGGTGCTTGTGGATATAATCAGAGCTCAAATGGATTCGTCTGCTATTGTATTGACGGGCATCAAAATGTTACTTGCGGTTCTTCAAGCTGGA ATAAAGGCCTCTCTACTGTAGCAAAAGCAG GCCTCTCAACAGGAAAGAAAGCAG GAATCGGAACTGCTTTAGGTTTGGTGGGAATCATTCTTATAGCCGGAGGTTTGTTCTGTACGTTCAAACGGAGAAAGAAAACACAGGCAGCTGAATACATTAGCAAAGACTTGGTCATCACGTCTTCGAGTAAGGAAGCATCAAACAATCCAACTTCCACAACAGTTTCATACACCGATCTCCCTCTTCTCCCCTCAGTTTCTAGCACTGCAAACAGAAGCGTCTTCTTTGGAGTTCAAGTCTTCAGCTACGAAGAACTCGAGGAAGCCACTCAAAATTTCTCTAGAGAACTCGGAGATGGCGGATTCGGTACAGTCTACTACG GCGTGCTCAAGGATGGACGAGCCGTAGCAGTGAAACGACTATACGAAAGATCGCTAAAACACGTCGAACAGTTCAAGAACGAGGTCGAGATCTTGAAATCGTTGAAGCATCCGAATCTTGTGATTCTCTACGGATGCACATCGAGACATAGCAAAGAGCTTTTACTTGTCTACGAGTATATCTCAAACGGAACCCTCGCAGATCATCTCCACGGAGATCGCGCTGAATCTCGTCCTCTTTGCTGGTCAGTTCGTCTAAACGTTGCGATCGAAACCGCAAGCGGTTTAGCATTTCTCCACGCATCCG GGATCATACATAGGGATGTGAAGACAACAAACATTCTCCTGGACGAGAACTACACGGTGAAAGTAGCTGACTTCGGCCTCTCTCGGTTGTTTCCGATGGATCAAACTCACGTCTCCACCGCGCCGCAAGGTACTCCGGGCTATGTAGATCCGGAGTACTTCCAATGTTACCGTCTAAACGAGAAGAGCGACGTTTACAGCTTCGGGGTCGTGCTAGTAGAGCTCATCTCTTCCAAAGAAGCTGTAGACATCACCAGGCAAAGCCACGACGTCAACCTCGCGAAAATGGCTGTTGCCAAAATCCAGAGCAACGCGTTGCACGAGCTCGTTGATCCGATCCTGGGATTCGAGAAGGATCCAGAGGTGAGGAGGAAGATGATGTCGGTGGCTGAGCTTGCGTTTCGATGTTTGCAGCACGAGAGGGAAATGAGGCCGACGATGGATGAGATCCTGAAGATCTTGCGAGGGATTAAGGAGGAGCAGATCGGCCAGGATGTGGTGGATATTGGCGGGGTTGATGTTGGATTGCTCAGACTTAGTGTTCCTCCGCCGATATCGCCTGAAACTGATACGTGGACGAGCAAGAGCAGTTCAGAGGATATGGACGCTATTCCTTTTTGA
- the LOC106314714 gene encoding zinc finger A20 and AN1 domain-containing stress-associated protein 5-like: protein MAQRTEKEETEFKVLETLTTTTTPTLCSNNCGVTASPSTNNMCQKCFNAAAAGIDPNPIAKRSARSVSLRSTPAKAAIHPRETDPVKRDHHQQTVNRCSGCRKKVGLTVFRCRCGDLFCAEHRYSDRHDCSYDYKIAGREAIARENPSTHSLSIDTSSMTTCSGGSEHCPHRSFAQPSRSKKSDRNQKYVDDNSPETVRL, encoded by the exons ATGGCGCAGAGAACTGAAAAGGAAGAGACAGAGTTCAAGGTCCTCGAAACCTTGACGACGACAACAACCCCGACGCTCTGCTCCAACAACTGCGGCGTCACAGCGAGTCCATCAACCAACAACATGTGCCAGAAATGTTTCAACGCCGCCGCCGCCGGTATAGATCCAAATCCGATCGCAAAAAGATCAGCCAGATCCGTCAGTCTCCGGTCAACGCCAGCCAAAGCCGCGATCCATCCCAGGGAGACCGATCCGGTCAAGAGAGACCATCATCAACAGACCGTAAACCGATGCTCCGGTTGTCGGAAGAAAGTCGGGTTGACCGTATTCAGATGCCGATGTGGCGACCTTTTCTGCGCGGAGCACCGGTACTCGGATCGCCACGATTGCAGCTACGACTACAAAATCGCCGGTAGGGAGGCGATCGCTAGGGAGAATCCGAGTACACACAG TTTGTCGATTGACACTTCATCCATGACAACTTGCTCCGGTGGTTCAGAACACTGTCCTCACAGATCGTTCGCGCAACCATCCCGGAGTAAGAAGTCTGATCGGAATCAGAAGTATGTCGATGACAACTCGCCCGAGACGGTCCGTCTATGA